From Xylocopilactobacillus apis, a single genomic window includes:
- a CDS encoding aldo/keto reductase, producing the protein MTIPNIELNDGNKIPAIGFGVFQIPNDGSTYKAVKEALNFGYRHIDTAVAYFNEEEVGQAIKDSGIPRSDLWITSKLWLQDYDYEDAKKSIDKSLTKLGLDYLDLYLIHQPYGDVPSAWRALEDAKKAGKIRSIGVSNMTPKIWQQFVPQFDTIPAVDQVEFNPYFQQKELQKLLASENVKIEAWAPLGQGNQELLNDPVIDKLADKYDKDAGQIILRFEHQEGIIIFPKSVHPARIKSNLEIFDFQLTDDEMEEIRALDKGHGRHDPDAPGVGEMLLANFDVHADD; encoded by the coding sequence ATGACAATTCCAAATATTGAGCTAAATGATGGTAATAAAATCCCAGCAATTGGCTTTGGCGTTTTTCAAATTCCTAATGACGGCTCAACTTATAAAGCCGTTAAAGAGGCGCTAAATTTTGGCTATCGCCATATTGATACTGCTGTCGCATATTTTAACGAAGAAGAAGTTGGACAGGCAATTAAGGATTCTGGGATTCCTCGCAGCGATCTCTGGATCACCAGTAAGCTTTGGCTGCAGGATTACGACTATGAAGATGCAAAAAAATCAATCGATAAATCTTTAACAAAATTAGGACTTGACTACCTTGACCTTTATTTAATTCATCAACCTTACGGAGATGTTCCTAGTGCTTGGCGGGCTTTAGAAGATGCCAAAAAAGCAGGCAAAATCAGATCAATTGGCGTTTCAAATATGACTCCTAAAATTTGGCAACAGTTCGTGCCCCAATTTGATACAATACCTGCTGTTGATCAGGTTGAATTTAACCCCTATTTTCAGCAAAAAGAACTTCAAAAACTCTTAGCTTCAGAAAATGTCAAAATTGAAGCTTGGGCTCCACTAGGCCAAGGAAATCAGGAGCTCCTAAACGATCCTGTCATTGACAAATTAGCCGATAAATATGATAAAGACGCTGGACAAATTATTTTGCGTTTTGAACATCAAGAAGGAATTATTATTTTTCCAAAATCAGTTCATCCGGCAAGAATTAAAAGTAATCTTGAAATTTTTGATTTCCAACTAACTGATGATGAAATGGAAGAAATTAGAGCATTGGACAAAGGACATGGTCGACACGATCCTGATGCACCAGGCGTAGGAGAGATGCTTTTGGCTAACTTTGATGTTCATGCTGACGATTAA
- a CDS encoding aldo/keto reductase — MKQIPTIKLNNGVEMPQLGFGVFQVPDLNEAEQAVSDALSVGYRLIDTAAAYQNEEAVGAAIKKSGISRNEIFVTSKLWVSDFSYEKAKKGIETSLEKLNLDYLDLYLLHQPYGDTMGAWRALEEAVQEHKIRAIGVSNFYADQLKNLELTMNIKPAVNQIEINPWYQQNSEVTFNQRDDVAVEAWAPFAEGKHQIFQNETLAEIAQKYNKSNGQVILRWLLQRNIIVIPKSVHKERMIENFNVFDFSLTDEEMKTIASLDRNESQFFDHRDPITIEQIFGSSLKQINNKE, encoded by the coding sequence ATGAAGCAAATTCCAACTATTAAACTAAACAACGGGGTCGAAATGCCCCAACTAGGATTTGGAGTTTTTCAAGTCCCCGATCTAAACGAAGCTGAACAAGCAGTAAGTGATGCATTATCTGTCGGTTACCGTCTAATTGATACAGCTGCCGCATATCAAAACGAAGAAGCGGTTGGTGCCGCAATTAAAAAAAGCGGGATTTCTCGAAATGAAATTTTTGTCACATCAAAGCTTTGGGTTTCCGACTTTTCTTACGAAAAAGCAAAAAAAGGAATTGAAACTTCACTTGAAAAACTAAATCTTGACTACTTGGATCTTTATCTTCTTCATCAACCATATGGCGATACAATGGGAGCTTGGAGGGCTCTCGAAGAAGCAGTTCAAGAACATAAGATCCGGGCAATCGGAGTTTCTAATTTTTACGCCGATCAGCTAAAAAATCTTGAACTAACGATGAACATTAAACCAGCCGTAAACCAAATTGAAATTAACCCTTGGTATCAACAAAATTCAGAAGTAACATTCAATCAAAGAGATGATGTTGCGGTAGAAGCATGGGCACCATTTGCTGAAGGTAAACATCAAATTTTCCAAAACGAAACGCTTGCTGAAATTGCTCAAAAATACAATAAATCAAATGGGCAAGTAATTCTGCGCTGGCTTCTTCAGCGCAACATAATTGTGATTCCTAAATCAGTGCACAAAGAAAGAATGATTGAAAACTTTAATGTTTTCGACTTTTCGTTGACTGATGAAGAAATGAAAACTATCGCAAGTCTTGACCGCAATGAAAGTCAATTTTTTGATCATCGCGATCCAATTACAATTGAACAAATTTTTGGTTCCAGCTTAAAACAAATTAATAATAAGGAGTAA
- a CDS encoding LysR family transcriptional regulator, with amino-acid sequence MIDNYLLEELVTFKETKTLAATAEKLNLTQPSVTRGMQKLESVLGVQLFDRQPNRITLTEIGEVAAKEAKKALKANQDLVNTVQNFARSKEVFRIGMTIPGPMLALEQVKLTTKIEIEQNLQSNDAVERLLKDHMFTAIFSNQELMTKDIESRCVGIERLIVNLDQFMYHANQETITFKELKGLSFIVLRAIGPWSQMIQESIPDATFMYQEEQNALAKLTKYSNFPYFTTNLSKLSSFWVKRLDYDDRVSIPISDESAQMPIYVSYLKQDRKKVLPLIKAVTDEWPN; translated from the coding sequence ATGATTGATAATTATCTTTTAGAAGAACTAGTCACATTTAAAGAAACCAAAACGCTTGCTGCAACAGCAGAGAAGCTTAATTTAACTCAACCTTCGGTTACACGTGGAATGCAGAAATTGGAATCTGTTCTGGGAGTCCAGCTTTTTGACCGTCAGCCCAACCGAATTACTTTGACTGAAATTGGCGAAGTGGCAGCTAAAGAGGCAAAGAAAGCTTTAAAAGCCAATCAAGATCTAGTCAATACGGTCCAAAATTTTGCTAGGAGCAAGGAAGTATTTCGAATTGGAATGACAATTCCGGGCCCCATGCTCGCGTTAGAACAAGTGAAACTAACTACTAAAATTGAGATTGAACAAAATTTGCAAAGTAACGATGCGGTTGAACGGCTATTAAAAGATCATATGTTTACGGCAATTTTTTCAAATCAAGAATTAATGACCAAAGACATTGAATCACGCTGTGTTGGGATTGAACGGCTGATTGTTAATCTTGATCAATTTATGTATCATGCGAATCAAGAGACGATTACTTTTAAAGAGCTTAAAGGGTTAAGTTTTATCGTTTTACGGGCAATTGGGCCGTGGAGTCAAATGATTCAGGAATCAATTCCTGATGCGACTTTTATGTACCAAGAAGAGCAAAATGCGTTAGCTAAACTAACGAAGTATTCAAATTTTCCATATTTTACGACTAATTTATCTAAGCTGAGTTCATTTTGGGTGAAACGCCTAGATTACGATGATCGAGTATCCATTCCAATTAGTGATGAAAGTGCTCAGATGCCAATATATGTAAGCTATTTAAAGCAAGATCGAAAAAAGGTTCTGCCATTAATTAAAGCGGTCACTGATGAGTGGCCAAATTAA
- a CDS encoding DUF3800 domain-containing protein: MRRENSLSATVNIRKVYSNILGDKNSIHRYKDYVLKRLIKKQIQKYILDGSLTETDDLYITICLDEQATATNGIYNLKDSIYEELVEGIHNFDYGTFHNPVMHSKVKVDVQFCDSSQNYLIQSADILANRVWNSYMRNKPELREFTNHVSLHLS, from the coding sequence ATGAGACGGGAGAACAGCCTTTCTGCTACTGTAAATATCAGAAAAGTATATAGTAATATTCTTGGTGATAAGAATTCAATTCATCGATACAAAGACTATGTTTTAAAACGATTAATAAAAAAACAAATTCAAAAATATATTCTTGATGGTTCTTTAACAGAAACTGATGACTTGTATATAACAATTTGTTTAGATGAACAAGCTACTGCAACTAACGGGATCTACAATTTAAAAGATTCAATTTATGAAGAATTGGTTGAAGGAATTCATAACTTTGATTATGGCACATTTCATAATCCAGTGATGCACTCTAAAGTTAAAGTAGATGTTCAGTTTTGTGATTCTTCTCAAAATTATTTAATTCAATCTGCAGATATTTTAGCAAATAGGGTTTGGAATTCTTATATGAGGAATAAGCCTGAATTAAGAGAATTTACCAATCATGTTAGTTTGCATTTGTCTTAG
- a CDS encoding MgtC/SapB family protein, which produces MNIEWLLRIVLAACCGALIGYERAIKLKSAGIRTHIIVAIGAALTMIVSKYGFVDVIGHSGVDLDPSRIAAQVISGISFIGAGTILIRGSGVNGLTTAAGVWATAAVGLAIGAGLYVVGIVSSAIMVLVQYVVRQDFLLTYLFRKRHFHCQLILKNEKMNSDQVCNGLEEQGFKKTDIRIHKITDKTVNLEVDGILDQNYNIDDVLWKISQDPNVIEIKRED; this is translated from the coding sequence TTGAATATTGAATGGTTACTTAGAATTGTGCTAGCCGCTTGCTGTGGTGCCTTAATTGGTTATGAAAGAGCTATAAAGCTGAAAAGTGCAGGGATCCGGACTCATATTATTGTAGCAATTGGTGCTGCTTTAACGATGATCGTATCCAAGTATGGCTTTGTAGATGTTATTGGACATTCAGGAGTTGACCTTGATCCATCACGAATAGCAGCACAAGTTATTAGCGGGATCAGTTTTATTGGAGCTGGCACAATTTTAATTAGAGGCAGTGGAGTTAATGGACTAACAACGGCAGCTGGTGTTTGGGCAACTGCCGCAGTTGGTCTTGCCATTGGGGCAGGACTTTACGTAGTGGGAATTGTATCATCGGCTATTATGGTTTTAGTACAGTATGTCGTACGGCAAGATTTTCTGTTAACTTATCTTTTTCGCAAGAGGCATTTTCACTGTCAATTAATTTTAAAAAATGAGAAAATGAATTCTGATCAAGTTTGCAATGGACTGGAAGAACAAGGATTTAAGAAAACTGATATAAGAATTCATAAAATTACGGATAAAACCGTAAATCTCGAAGTAGACGGAATTTTAGATCAAAATTATAATATTGATGACGTTTTGTGGAAAATTTCCCAAGACCCTAACGTAATTGAAATAAAACGAGAAGATTGA
- a CDS encoding tyrosine-protein phosphatase, whose protein sequence is MTEEITNLRSLGGYSGTNGRVKEGFFFRSGQLFELSDSQLHYLSDELKIKKIFDFRGTDERKRFPDDLWSGAEYVVLDVLKDAVTNQASVEEIVSGDGQVDENMLKTYEEMALCDSSRQSYHHFLLSLIEEPEPVIFHCYAGKDRTGVGAALILKSLGVSDDQIFDDYLKTNVMRKSANQEILTELEDKLTPEQLKGVETALCVKPDYLKRYFSTIDKHYDSFDHYLEEGLDLPKDFKKKMESMYLE, encoded by the coding sequence ATGACAGAAGAAATTACTAATTTGCGTTCCCTAGGAGGCTATAGCGGAACTAACGGCAGAGTGAAAGAAGGTTTCTTTTTTCGCAGTGGACAATTATTTGAATTATCCGATTCCCAGCTCCACTATTTAAGCGATGAACTTAAGATCAAGAAAATCTTTGATTTTCGCGGAACTGATGAACGAAAAAGGTTTCCAGATGATCTATGGTCTGGTGCTGAATATGTAGTTTTGGATGTTTTAAAAGATGCAGTAACCAATCAAGCAAGTGTTGAAGAAATAGTTTCTGGTGATGGTCAAGTCGATGAGAATATGCTGAAAACTTATGAAGAAATGGCTTTATGTGATTCCTCACGTCAAAGTTATCATCACTTTCTTCTTTCTTTAATAGAAGAGCCTGAACCAGTAATTTTTCACTGTTACGCTGGTAAGGACCGAACAGGAGTAGGTGCTGCCTTGATTCTCAAGAGTTTGGGTGTTAGCGATGATCAAATTTTCGATGATTATTTGAAAACGAATGTAATGCGCAAAAGTGCTAATCAAGAAATTTTAACTGAGCTGGAAGATAAGTTAACTCCTGAACAGTTAAAAGGGGTGGAAACAGCGCTATGCGTTAAACCAGATTATTTAAAACGGTACTTTTCCACAATTGACAAGCATTATGATAGTTTTGATCATTATCTTGAAGAAGGTCTTGATTTGCCAAAAGATTTCAAGAAAAAGATGGAATCAATGTATTTAGAATAA
- a CDS encoding RNA polymerase sigma factor produces MKLDSYEEIIKDLSIELRNYLISQGASSHLAEDVIQDVFVKILELDLILPPDKLRPYMYQMVKNKYIDQYRRDKRLENLLEKYLVPELQRPPDDIDPREERLEKAMNQLSSENRELLNMKYINHQSIEDISEQLKIPTSAVKMRLYRLRHKVKKIMGDKINE; encoded by the coding sequence GTGAAATTAGATAGTTATGAAGAAATAATCAAAGACTTGTCAATCGAACTGCGTAACTATCTAATTAGTCAGGGAGCAAGTTCTCATCTTGCCGAAGATGTAATTCAAGACGTTTTTGTCAAAATCTTGGAGCTGGATTTAATCTTACCGCCTGACAAACTACGGCCGTATATGTATCAAATGGTGAAAAATAAATACATCGATCAGTATCGCCGAGATAAGAGACTTGAGAATCTTTTAGAAAAATATTTGGTGCCAGAACTTCAAAGGCCGCCGGATGATATTGATCCAAGAGAAGAACGGCTTGAAAAAGCCATGAATCAATTATCATCTGAAAATCGGGAGCTGCTAAATATGAAATATATTAATCATCAATCAATTGAAGATATTTCAGAGCAGTTAAAGATTCCGACCTCAGCGGTAAAAATGAGACTATATCGACTTCGACATAAAGTTAAGAAAATAATGGGAGATAAAATTAATGAATGA
- a CDS encoding anti sigma factor C-terminal domain-containing protein has product MNEEQKFERLARKVKVKRWLAMIGLSIVTALAVLLITYQVMKGLVRNQSSHLFEEMSIQSQIMSPNIEISDQLLADDTNLKGKIVSHRYKKIDGYRVPWSNFEGRYGLFRRRILDDSTTDSDSMNGEQVFDRVTQNKIPTFYNRKYVKSSNSFTQTKVNEISKLNQMKGYVAELAITFKKPMTYDEIKKLFPKNLRTEWYWIGMSGTGAGSNQSDQYIGFQADNGVLKSDYYKWFCKYLLEAPASLLGKHSNFNGSKFAKDYAKKYPKLSDAKFEGVIITGKSENFKQIENADWIENSSIGVTIKTVPYIKPEY; this is encoded by the coding sequence ATGAATGAAGAACAAAAATTTGAACGCTTAGCCCGCAAAGTGAAAGTTAAACGCTGGTTAGCAATGATTGGGCTATCGATTGTAACAGCGTTGGCAGTGCTTTTAATTACTTATCAAGTGATGAAAGGTTTAGTTAGAAATCAATCATCACATCTTTTTGAAGAAATGAGCATTCAATCGCAGATCATGTCTCCTAATATTGAGATAAGTGACCAATTATTAGCAGATGATACGAACTTAAAAGGTAAAATCGTGAGTCATCGGTACAAAAAAATTGACGGTTATCGAGTTCCCTGGAGTAATTTTGAAGGAAGATATGGCTTATTTAGAAGGCGAATATTAGATGATTCTACAACTGACAGTGATAGTATGAATGGTGAGCAAGTTTTTGATCGGGTGACGCAAAACAAAATCCCCACATTTTATAATCGTAAGTATGTAAAATCAAGTAATAGTTTTACCCAAACTAAAGTTAATGAAATTTCTAAATTAAATCAAATGAAGGGTTATGTTGCAGAACTTGCAATCACCTTCAAGAAGCCAATGACTTATGATGAAATTAAGAAGCTTTTCCCTAAGAACTTGCGAACTGAATGGTACTGGATTGGAATGAGTGGCACAGGTGCAGGATCAAATCAAAGTGATCAATATATAGGATTTCAAGCGGATAATGGAGTTTTAAAATCAGATTATTACAAGTGGTTTTGTAAATATTTATTAGAAGCTCCAGCTTCTTTGCTCGGTAAACATAGTAATTTTAATGGATCTAAATTTGCTAAGGATTATGCAAAGAAGTATCCAAAGTTATCTGATGCTAAATTTGAGGGGGTTATTATAACGGGAAAGAGCGAAAACTTTAAGCAAATTGAAAACGCTGATTGGATTGAGAATAGTTCGATTGGCGTTACGATAAAAACCGTACCATATATTAAACCAGAATATTAA